The DNA segment CCCATCCCCGGCCGTCCGCGTCTGGCTCGTCCTGGCCGCGACGCTCACCGACTTCCTCGATGGCTGGCTCGCACGCCGCGCCAACCTCACCACCCGCTGGGGGGCGCTGATCGACCCGATCGCCGACCGCATGTTCGTCTTCACCGCGGTCTGCGTCTTCCTGTTCGAGGGGATGATCAACACGGCGCAGTACTTCACGCTCATCTCGCGCGACTTCATGACTGCGGTCGGCTTCCTCGTCGCCCGCTCCGTCTCGTGGCTGCGGCCCATCACCTTCCGCGCTCGCCTGTCGGGGAAGGTCGCGACCACGCTGCAGCTGGCGGCGCTCATTGCGCTCCTCATGCAACCCCATCGCGCCACCCTCTTCATCAACCTCGTCGGCGTTGCCTCGCTCTGGGCCATCGTCGACTACACGCTCATGCTCTGGCGGGAGCGCGCGCGCACCGCATGAACCTGATGCACCGCGGGTGGCTCGCCACGCTCGCGATCGTGGCCGTCGCGGCGCCCCTGGCGGCGCAGCGCCCGACCGGCCGGCAATTCGAAGGGCGCGTCGACCTCGTCGCCGCGGACACCCCCTCGTTGCAGCTCGGCCTGGGGCTCAACATCCCCGCGGGGATCTACGTGCGCGTGGCCGCCATCGTCGCCGGAGGGGTCGCGCACCGCGATGACGTCACCCACGGCGCCGCACGCGCTGACCTCGTCGCGCGCTTCCTGCTCGACCCGTATCGCGAGTTCCCCCTCGGCCTGTATGGCCTGGGGGGACTCAGTGCGATGCATGACCCGTTCGAAGGGTGGCGCCCGCGCGTGATGGTCGGCGTCGGCGTCGAGTCGCGCGTGCGGAGCGGACGCGCCATCGCGGCCGAGCTCTCGCTCGGTGGCGGCGTGCGGATGGGCGTGGCCGTTCGACGCGCGCGGCGCAGCGGGCGTTAGGCACGCCCGCGCCGATGGGCGTTAGGCACCCCCGACCGGCTACCGCACGAAAAGCAAAACCCCCTCAAGGTCGAGGGGGTCGATCGTGCTACGCCGCGGTGATCGCTTCGTTGCTCCGGCTCTGCTTCGGCGGTTGCACAAAGCGCTCACCAAGCAGGCGAATCTGCTGCAACTGCTCAGGCGACAGCTCGTGAAAACGCTCGGCGAGGTACTTCATCGTTTCCGCGAACCACTCGCCCTGATGATCGGGCTCGGAACCGATGACTCCGCATTGCATGATGTGCTGGAACAGCTCGTCACGGGCTTCATCGAACGGTGTCGGCAAGGCCGACGGCGTGTGACGACGGACGGGTTTCTTCGCCATGTCCTCGGGTTGAAAGGTGTGTACAGGATGGAAAGCTAATCGATCAGCTGCGTCCGCCAAAGTTACGCGCAGCATCTGGTGAACGTTCTCGCGCGGCCGAACCCCCGTGCACGAACCGCCACACCAGCTCGGCCAGGACTTCGGGAGCCTCCTCCGG comes from the Gemmatimonadota bacterium genome and includes:
- a CDS encoding CDP-alcohol phosphatidyltransferase family protein, with amino-acid sequence MDRRPLLYIPSLISLTRLVMAAAFVMVPSPAVRVWLVLAATLTDFLDGWLARRANLTTRWGALIDPIADRMFVFTAVCVFLFEGMINTAQYFTLISRDFMTAVGFLVARSVSWLRPITFRARLSGKVATTLQLAALIALLMQPHRATLFINLVGVASLWAIVDYTLMLWRERARTA